The Microplitis demolitor isolate Queensland-Clemson2020A chromosome 8, iyMicDemo2.1a, whole genome shotgun sequence genome has a segment encoding these proteins:
- the LOC103573255 gene encoding uncharacterized protein LOC103573255 isoform X2: MAVTMMDKYNDKSFEELQLEDFNAPKLWNHIGAISNASLRISNSKQTDTDDMSENNQLNVIKEFVEELISSLRKLVLKIDQISSNPTSSTSKNTPATTTTGPSTIVANETSANNKFDSTPKSNSFPSAAIEVTPSFTNTTYNPFTSNQSCFATQLPKTDFLHANFPFTNNNRKEQYTFVMPFNHNGVSKTTTSSFIFEPTSSIFTTPSAKETSSSTFNFTPPSSNCFTTPIIIPSLFKPTTSTSKETSTTVSNSSTAKSMPLNHSFTFTPTTDSNHNLFTPSTTTSSSNSSSSSSSSNTWVTTTSDFNSLKSLSTEKKPKSTNSLTNKHSFFSTSTYKGLTPSAPPFFALSPTQPFSNKISTTETNPSNSNFMSSNHSCWYVSPTTTSSIFNPSSSFVDKETPAKTNPFPYPSLFKQQTTTPRTSETSTTNLITDAKVSADFFTYKPKISNPISFPGSATKSSGFIPAPFNQRFNWLTDRNFSSLNNSSPFNSKVLSDTLKPVSSTSHSVIFSPQKFNLNFSPASTSKDHSETSAVWPFNYSHLLSRQKTNFSKEAIGTKELSDDELVASTINCIQSLNTIIFKVQKSKLIGVCENFETAKSNILKSALIQIRIANPRFMSNDKCAFVSESSSVLNATIKDNILDGKPFRAQRYYAAVAMCCLKKDIDSLILGDLTKIGDNGIDLSDAQKQKIALARAFYANKDIYILNNAFNKIDTKDAQFIFETLIAGALKEKIIILIDDKFSYLRRCDKIYILNKGEIVEESNHYYLMTTNKFYASFVKTDADNNVTDNNNIHDQLSNPNENSQNLVTQKTQDSSKVNESSHQTQDDSIETGTHKNDKDEIQEAIKENHFDNNNSVSTETIELTEISQPIQIINIEKEKNKDQDEINNPKTQLSNKLENHEAEESNQQDKAQDDQLEEEQIDQQIQVESVEIKHLKITEVDKDETEDDFEIF; the protein is encoded by the exons ATGGCTGTCACCATGATGGATAAATATAACGATAAATCATTTGAAGAATTGCAATTAGAAGATTTTAATGCACCAAAACTTTGGAATCATATTGGTGCTATTTCAAATGCATCGCTAAGGATTTCAAATTCTAAGCAAACTGATACGGATGATATGAGCGAAAATAATCAGTTGAATGTAATTAAAGAATTTGTTGAAGAATTAATCAGTAGTTTACGAAAACTGGTATTGAAAATCGACCAAATTTCTTCTAACCCAACATCATCAACCTCCAAGAATACTCCAGCAACAACAACTACCGGTCCATCGACTATCGTTGCTAATGAAACATcagcaaataataaatttgattcaacACCAAAATCTAATAGTTTCCCATCTGCTGCCATTGAAGTTACCCCTTCATTTACAAATACTACTTATAATCCTTTCACATCTAATCAGAGCTGTTTCGCGACCCAACTACCGAAAACTGATTTTCTTCATGCTAATTTTCCTTTCACCAATAATAACCGTAAAGAACAGTACACATTTGTTATGCCATTTAACCATAATGGTGTTTCGAAAACAACCACTagctcatttatttttgaaccTACATCATCAATTTTCACTACACCATCAGCCAAAGAAACCAGTTCTTccacatttaattttactcctCCTAGTAGTAATTGTTTTACAACACCAATTATTATTCCATCACTTTTTAAACCTACAACATCAACTTCTAAAGAAACATCAACCACAGTTTCTAATTCTTCTACTGCCAAGTCTATGCCACTAAACCACTCATTTACTTTTACACCAACCACCGATTCTAATCACAACCTTTTTACACCATCAACTACTACTAGTTctagtaatagtagtagtagtagtagtagtagtaatacaTGGGTCACTACTACATCtgattttaattctttaaaatcatTATCTACTGAAAAAAAACCCAAATCAACTAATTCTTTAACAAATAAACACAGTTTCTTTAGTACATCAACCTATAAGGGGCTTACACCGTCAGCTCCTCCATTTTTTGCTTTATCTCCAACCCAgccattttcaaataaaatatctaccACGGAAACTAATCCTTCTAACTCTAATTTTATGTCATCAAACCATAGTTGTTGGTATGTCTCACCAACTACTACTTCTTCCATTTTTAATCCGTCATCATCTTTTGTTGATAAAGAAACACCTGCAAAAACTAATCCTTTTCCATATCCTAGTTTATTCAAACAACAAACAACCACTCCTCGTACTTCTGAGACTTCaacaacaaatttaattacggACGCTAAAGTATCTGCTGATTTTTTCACTTACAAACCTAAGATATCAAATCCGATCAGTTTCCCAGGATCGGCAACGAAATCTTCTGGTTTCATACCTGCACCATTTAATCAACGATTTAATTGGTTGactgatagaaatttttctagtCTTAACAACTCAAGCCCATtcaattcaaaagttttatcaGATACTTTGAAACCAGTTTCTTCAACATCACACAGCGTTATATTTTCACCACAAAAgtttaacttgaatttttcaCCTGCGTCAACATCAAAAGACCATTCTGAGACCAGTGCTGTATGGccttttaattattcacatttattatcaaGGCAAAAAACTAA ttttagcaAAGAAGCAATTGGAACAAAAGAACTTAGTGACGATGAGTTAGTGGCGTCAACAATTAATTGTATCCAATCattaaatacaattatttttaaagtacaaAAGTCAAAGTTGATTGGAGtttgtgaaaattttgaaaccgctaaaagtaatattttaaagtcTGCATTGATTCAAATACGCATCGCAAATCCAAGATTCATGTCTAATGACAAGTGCGCATTTGTTAGTGAATCATCTTCGGTTTTAAATGCTACCATTAAAGACAATATTTTAGATGGTAAACCATTCAGAGCTCAACGATACTATGCCGCAGTTGCGATGTGTTGTTTGAAAAAAGATATTGATTCACTGATACTTGGTGATTTAACGAAAATTGGCGATAATGGTATTGATTTATCAGATGCACAAAAGCAAAAAATTGCACTCGCTAGAGCTTTTTATGCTAACAA agatatatatattttgaacaaTGCATTTAACAAGATCGATACTAAAGATGCgcaatttatatttgaaactTTAATTGCTGGTGctcttaaagaaaaaattattattttgattgatgataaattttct TACCTTCGTCGttgtgacaaaatttatatactaaaCAAAGGAGAAATTGTTGAAGAAagtaatcattattatttgatgaccacaaacaaattttatgcTTCATTCGTCAAAACTGATGCAGATAACAATGTAactgataataacaatattcatGATCAATTATCAAACCCGAATGAGAATTCACAAAATTTGGTAACTCAAAAAACTCAAGACAGCTCAAAAGTAAATGAATCAAGTCATCAAACTCAGGATGATAGTATTGAAACAGGAACACATAAAAATGACAAGGATGAAATACAAGAAGCTAttaaagaaaatcattttgacaataataattcagTTAGTACTGAAACTATTGAATTGACAGAAATATCTCAaccaattcaaataattaacattgaaaaagaaaaaaataaagatcaaGATGAAATCAATAACCCAAAAACtcaattatcaaataaacttGAAAACCATGAAGCAGAAGAATCAAATCAACAAGATAAAGCTCAAGATGATCAGCTGGAAGAAGAACAAATTGATCAACAAATTCAAGTCGAGAGTGTTGAAATAAAACATCTGAAAATTACTGAGGTTGATAAGGATGAAACTGAAGATGACTTCGAGATTTTCtaa
- the LOC103573255 gene encoding serine-rich adhesin for platelets isoform X1: protein MNGAFKENDYKPSTGFDCVIRDGHTYNVAAKYMAVTMMDKYNDKSFEELQLEDFNAPKLWNHIGAISNASLRISNSKQTDTDDMSENNQLNVIKEFVEELISSLRKLVLKIDQISSNPTSSTSKNTPATTTTGPSTIVANETSANNKFDSTPKSNSFPSAAIEVTPSFTNTTYNPFTSNQSCFATQLPKTDFLHANFPFTNNNRKEQYTFVMPFNHNGVSKTTTSSFIFEPTSSIFTTPSAKETSSSTFNFTPPSSNCFTTPIIIPSLFKPTTSTSKETSTTVSNSSTAKSMPLNHSFTFTPTTDSNHNLFTPSTTTSSSNSSSSSSSSNTWVTTTSDFNSLKSLSTEKKPKSTNSLTNKHSFFSTSTYKGLTPSAPPFFALSPTQPFSNKISTTETNPSNSNFMSSNHSCWYVSPTTTSSIFNPSSSFVDKETPAKTNPFPYPSLFKQQTTTPRTSETSTTNLITDAKVSADFFTYKPKISNPISFPGSATKSSGFIPAPFNQRFNWLTDRNFSSLNNSSPFNSKVLSDTLKPVSSTSHSVIFSPQKFNLNFSPASTSKDHSETSAVWPFNYSHLLSRQKTNFSKEAIGTKELSDDELVASTINCIQSLNTIIFKVQKSKLIGVCENFETAKSNILKSALIQIRIANPRFMSNDKCAFVSESSSVLNATIKDNILDGKPFRAQRYYAAVAMCCLKKDIDSLILGDLTKIGDNGIDLSDAQKQKIALARAFYANKDIYILNNAFNKIDTKDAQFIFETLIAGALKEKIIILIDDKFSYLRRCDKIYILNKGEIVEESNHYYLMTTNKFYASFVKTDADNNVTDNNNIHDQLSNPNENSQNLVTQKTQDSSKVNESSHQTQDDSIETGTHKNDKDEIQEAIKENHFDNNNSVSTETIELTEISQPIQIINIEKEKNKDQDEINNPKTQLSNKLENHEAEESNQQDKAQDDQLEEEQIDQQIQVESVEIKHLKITEVDKDETEDDFEIF, encoded by the exons ATGAACGGCGCCTTTA aAGAAAATGATTACAAACCATCCACTGGATTTGATTGTGTAATAAGAGATGGTCATACGTATAATGTAGCAGCAAAGTATATGGCTGTCACCATGATGGATAAATATAACGATAAATCATTTGAAGAATTGCAATTAGAAGATTTTAATGCACCAAAACTTTGGAATCATATTGGTGCTATTTCAAATGCATCGCTAAGGATTTCAAATTCTAAGCAAACTGATACGGATGATATGAGCGAAAATAATCAGTTGAATGTAATTAAAGAATTTGTTGAAGAATTAATCAGTAGTTTACGAAAACTGGTATTGAAAATCGACCAAATTTCTTCTAACCCAACATCATCAACCTCCAAGAATACTCCAGCAACAACAACTACCGGTCCATCGACTATCGTTGCTAATGAAACATcagcaaataataaatttgattcaacACCAAAATCTAATAGTTTCCCATCTGCTGCCATTGAAGTTACCCCTTCATTTACAAATACTACTTATAATCCTTTCACATCTAATCAGAGCTGTTTCGCGACCCAACTACCGAAAACTGATTTTCTTCATGCTAATTTTCCTTTCACCAATAATAACCGTAAAGAACAGTACACATTTGTTATGCCATTTAACCATAATGGTGTTTCGAAAACAACCACTagctcatttatttttgaaccTACATCATCAATTTTCACTACACCATCAGCCAAAGAAACCAGTTCTTccacatttaattttactcctCCTAGTAGTAATTGTTTTACAACACCAATTATTATTCCATCACTTTTTAAACCTACAACATCAACTTCTAAAGAAACATCAACCACAGTTTCTAATTCTTCTACTGCCAAGTCTATGCCACTAAACCACTCATTTACTTTTACACCAACCACCGATTCTAATCACAACCTTTTTACACCATCAACTACTACTAGTTctagtaatagtagtagtagtagtagtagtagtaatacaTGGGTCACTACTACATCtgattttaattctttaaaatcatTATCTACTGAAAAAAAACCCAAATCAACTAATTCTTTAACAAATAAACACAGTTTCTTTAGTACATCAACCTATAAGGGGCTTACACCGTCAGCTCCTCCATTTTTTGCTTTATCTCCAACCCAgccattttcaaataaaatatctaccACGGAAACTAATCCTTCTAACTCTAATTTTATGTCATCAAACCATAGTTGTTGGTATGTCTCACCAACTACTACTTCTTCCATTTTTAATCCGTCATCATCTTTTGTTGATAAAGAAACACCTGCAAAAACTAATCCTTTTCCATATCCTAGTTTATTCAAACAACAAACAACCACTCCTCGTACTTCTGAGACTTCaacaacaaatttaattacggACGCTAAAGTATCTGCTGATTTTTTCACTTACAAACCTAAGATATCAAATCCGATCAGTTTCCCAGGATCGGCAACGAAATCTTCTGGTTTCATACCTGCACCATTTAATCAACGATTTAATTGGTTGactgatagaaatttttctagtCTTAACAACTCAAGCCCATtcaattcaaaagttttatcaGATACTTTGAAACCAGTTTCTTCAACATCACACAGCGTTATATTTTCACCACAAAAgtttaacttgaatttttcaCCTGCGTCAACATCAAAAGACCATTCTGAGACCAGTGCTGTATGGccttttaattattcacatttattatcaaGGCAAAAAACTAA ttttagcaAAGAAGCAATTGGAACAAAAGAACTTAGTGACGATGAGTTAGTGGCGTCAACAATTAATTGTATCCAATCattaaatacaattatttttaaagtacaaAAGTCAAAGTTGATTGGAGtttgtgaaaattttgaaaccgctaaaagtaatattttaaagtcTGCATTGATTCAAATACGCATCGCAAATCCAAGATTCATGTCTAATGACAAGTGCGCATTTGTTAGTGAATCATCTTCGGTTTTAAATGCTACCATTAAAGACAATATTTTAGATGGTAAACCATTCAGAGCTCAACGATACTATGCCGCAGTTGCGATGTGTTGTTTGAAAAAAGATATTGATTCACTGATACTTGGTGATTTAACGAAAATTGGCGATAATGGTATTGATTTATCAGATGCACAAAAGCAAAAAATTGCACTCGCTAGAGCTTTTTATGCTAACAA agatatatatattttgaacaaTGCATTTAACAAGATCGATACTAAAGATGCgcaatttatatttgaaactTTAATTGCTGGTGctcttaaagaaaaaattattattttgattgatgataaattttct TACCTTCGTCGttgtgacaaaatttatatactaaaCAAAGGAGAAATTGTTGAAGAAagtaatcattattatttgatgaccacaaacaaattttatgcTTCATTCGTCAAAACTGATGCAGATAACAATGTAactgataataacaatattcatGATCAATTATCAAACCCGAATGAGAATTCACAAAATTTGGTAACTCAAAAAACTCAAGACAGCTCAAAAGTAAATGAATCAAGTCATCAAACTCAGGATGATAGTATTGAAACAGGAACACATAAAAATGACAAGGATGAAATACAAGAAGCTAttaaagaaaatcattttgacaataataattcagTTAGTACTGAAACTATTGAATTGACAGAAATATCTCAaccaattcaaataattaacattgaaaaagaaaaaaataaagatcaaGATGAAATCAATAACCCAAAAACtcaattatcaaataaacttGAAAACCATGAAGCAGAAGAATCAAATCAACAAGATAAAGCTCAAGATGATCAGCTGGAAGAAGAACAAATTGATCAACAAATTCAAGTCGAGAGTGTTGAAATAAAACATCTGAAAATTACTGAGGTTGATAAGGATGAAACTGAAGATGACTTCGAGATTTTCtaa